In Arsenophonus sp. aPb, one DNA window encodes the following:
- the ldtD gene encoding L,D-transpeptidase — protein sequence MANKRVNTLRASLICCVILAITPAYAELAQIDTITNTQVPLTNLVSEQKNITAPEILKSRQQLQGWLSPGTNLVYMDRLAKLYAENNMQPLWDDEPAVLEFKQQLAELALAGFQPQFGKWLSLLVKNKQLNQMERDVILSDAMLGYLYFICNVKYNGKDWLYQKTPFQLREPTIGGVSQWQTAINSKQLASWIKTLAPQHASYLPMRTKMLAYLADQQIWPKINTVSLLKPGQTSNDLVSLSEILTRNGLLTQDADTDENSRNYGGLLVDAVKQFQRMYGLEPDGIIGNATLKWLNTSPTDRAGLLAINIQRLRIIPNEGGSGILVNIPAYTLHFYLNNQLIIDSKVIVGRPDRKTPIMSSELNSVVINPPWNVPTSMVRKDILPQARRDPGYFARRGFTVLSGWERNAYPIDPYSINWNAISSSSFPYRVRQAPGPANALGRYKFNMPSSDAIYLHDTPNHSLFNRQNRSISSGCVRVNKASVLASILLARASWDQKRIDGALQLGETRYINIPGRIPIYLYYQTAWVDNKNIANFRDDIYGYDNVIYGAMNYLNEIKTTLNE from the coding sequence ATGGCGAATAAAAGAGTGAACACTTTGCGTGCTTCACTAATATGCTGTGTAATATTAGCAATAACACCAGCATATGCTGAGTTGGCGCAAATAGACACGATCACAAATACCCAAGTCCCTTTAACAAATTTGGTTTCTGAGCAGAAAAATATAACTGCGCCAGAGATACTAAAAAGCCGTCAGCAACTACAAGGCTGGTTATCACCTGGTACTAATTTAGTCTATATGGACAGGTTAGCGAAGCTCTATGCTGAAAATAATATGCAACCTTTATGGGATGATGAACCTGCGGTATTAGAATTTAAACAGCAATTAGCAGAATTAGCCCTGGCTGGTTTTCAGCCTCAGTTTGGTAAATGGCTATCGTTATTAGTAAAAAATAAACAACTCAATCAGATGGAACGAGATGTTATTTTGTCAGATGCGATGTTAGGTTATTTATATTTTATATGTAATGTAAAATATAATGGCAAAGATTGGTTATATCAAAAAACACCTTTTCAACTCCGCGAGCCAACGATTGGCGGTGTTTCTCAGTGGCAAACTGCAATTAATTCTAAACAATTAGCCAGTTGGATCAAAACATTAGCGCCACAACACGCCTCATATTTACCAATGAGAACGAAAATGTTGGCTTATTTAGCAGATCAACAAATATGGCCAAAAATAAATACGGTGAGTCTATTAAAGCCAGGGCAAACAAGCAATGATCTTGTTTCTTTAAGTGAAATTTTAACGCGCAATGGGTTATTAACGCAGGATGCCGATACGGATGAAAATAGTCGTAATTATGGTGGGTTATTAGTTGATGCGGTTAAACAATTTCAGCGAATGTATGGATTAGAGCCGGATGGTATTATTGGTAACGCAACATTAAAATGGCTAAATACTTCACCTACCGATCGTGCTGGTTTACTGGCGATTAATATTCAGCGTTTAAGAATTATTCCTAATGAAGGTGGATCTGGCATCTTAGTTAATATTCCAGCTTATACTTTACATTTTTACTTAAATAATCAACTGATTATAGATTCTAAAGTCATTGTGGGTCGCCCTGATCGTAAAACCCCGATAATGAGCAGTGAACTTAATAGTGTTGTTATTAATCCACCTTGGAATGTCCCTACCAGCATGGTTCGTAAAGATATTTTGCCTCAAGCCAGAAGGGATCCGGGCTATTTTGCTCGCCGAGGTTTTACGGTTTTATCCGGATGGGAGCGTAATGCCTATCCTATTGATCCTTACTCGATTAATTGGAATGCCATCTCATCTTCCTCCTTTCCCTATCGTGTACGCCAGGCACCAGGTCCAGCCAATGCCCTAGGCCGCTATAAATTCAACATGCCCAGTTCTGACGCAATTTACTTACATGATACCCCTAACCATAGTTTATTTAATCGGCAAAATCGTTCAATTAGCTCTGGTTGTGTGAGAGTGAATAAGGCATCAGTTTTAGCATCAATTTTACTTGCGCGTGCCAGTTGGGATCAAAAGCGTATTGATGGTGCACTTCAACTAGGTGAGACACGTTATATTAATATTCCGGGTAGAATACCTATTTATCTTTATTATCAAACTGCCTGGGTTGATAACAAGAATATCGCTAATTTTCGCGATGACATCTATGGCTATGACAATGTTATTTATGGTGCGATGAATTATTTAAATGAAATAAAAACCACACTTAACGAATAA
- a CDS encoding YcbK family protein, with translation MDNIDQNRRKWLGYGAITLGFSLLPSHAFAALTTPRPKILRFENLHTGEFLKTEFFDGRRYNNAELSRLNHLFRDHRNNKIKTIDPKLFDQIYLLQMLMGTNKPVQLVSGYRSVETNNALRRKSSGVAKNSYHTHGRAMDFHIKGIELSHIRKAALKMRAGGVGYYPNSNFVHIDTGPVRKW, from the coding sequence ATGGACAATATTGATCAGAATCGACGAAAATGGCTAGGTTATGGCGCGATAACACTGGGTTTTAGCTTATTACCTAGCCATGCCTTTGCGGCATTAACCACCCCGCGACCCAAAATTTTGCGCTTTGAAAATCTGCATACTGGTGAATTTCTCAAGACTGAGTTTTTTGATGGTCGCCGTTATAATAACGCTGAATTGAGCAGATTGAATCACTTATTCCGTGATCATCGTAATAATAAAATTAAAACTATTGATCCGAAATTATTTGATCAGATTTATTTGTTACAAATGTTAATGGGAACCAATAAACCTGTTCAACTCGTTTCTGGTTATCGTTCTGTCGAAACCAATAATGCACTGCGACGTAAAAGTAGTGGGGTGGCTAAAAATAGCTATCATACCCATGGTCGAGCAATGGATTTCCATATTAAAGGAATCGAACTTAGCCATATCCGTAAAGCAGCATTAAAGATGCGAGCGGGTGGAGTAGGCTATTATCCTAATAGTAATTTTGTACATATTGATACAGGACCGGTCAGAAAATGGTAA